In Drosophila willistoni isolate 14030-0811.24 chromosome XR unlocalized genomic scaffold, UCI_dwil_1.1 Seg144, whole genome shotgun sequence, one DNA window encodes the following:
- the LOC6638904 gene encoding GATOR complex protein Iml1 isoform X2 — protein MKLYKLNTHTKGFNKSYETDLVMKEHPTAKIGDVVEIYAPDDENGIHLLLQITEFNGSSGRDVISIESGIANAFKMRPYSNVVMRIVNPADVALDSIEITFKEQYMGRSEMWRLKAHLTNTCVYVNKKIDYNDLQIRCQVYEMWSQGERVASGVITEDTKIVFRSSTSMVYLFLQMSSEMWDFDIHGDLYFEKAVNGFLTELFQKWKKLGCNHEVTIVLFSRTFYAAKSLDEFPEHMRDCLQLDYKGRFYEDFYRVAIQNDRNDDWCTVLGQLRKLFTSYQETVLRYHEREGMTIPLATNSTATQGNFLEVLNISLNTFEKHYLDRTFDRTGQLSVVITPGVGVFSVDRELTNITKQRIIDNGVGSDLVCVGEQPLHAVPLLKFHNKDTTLTSADDYSLPHWINLSFYSTNKKIAYSSFIPRIKLPLFVSQQTLNEGDHDDQVQAEHNFLSCNQSEYIHNSLFDYDAYDEQIFQPLPAQSTCSLQRVVRAKKTSVPSFETYAFRNNDWENLTPTKIPSLRRKMSDPDIHHGTSGILAALTENTNLSESLASEKNSRRTIVSIAPIVRPGRALINPFDPSHVTIKLTSNRRRWTHIFPKGPTGVLIQQHHYQAVPAKSAQRPHQQILQQQRSLQQQQQQQQQLQQNSNNNNNNDREDYMESTSDEHNDQVSNHSLISRSTSTQSFVFGEEKLDFFKRRQNSLMSAMPANVPNLTATQAKSYLWGATGEQEWTPAITTVFPNPGKHLKPIVESEHNFGSAPLEAPTEMVGKGKIIIGVDWKSLTIPACLPITTDYFPDKRSLHNDYVISDYTLLPDDVNLDYAKSRAVYRKPLSTEEVCKEIVSQRLAQGFQLIVVEEKSPTNPNGVGSGNGGCPSSGPNSCQTTPQPTSAVVPVLKPPCETNKEYLLSIGRIFHKISLSGSVITVTGYRPRHPYPPINVDYRYRFHAPQHDTYEISGVNFTTEKLENFNWNHMDLYICTRGDVDYPLMESLKYWRYRMYLLPNIPNKMINYQRCDIFPDAAPDNVREQIEDFVRLIEGVSKLKRQIGRKARDSPTVHSLTKRRHSTSIISRPQPNQGLTNSPFRERVGSNRLPEKRPSINARPKLDAGRLSRILPVADAGAASATASRDDQDDGFPVDIKFPANATLGEIFEAMKHPVTGVGYFLQTPSLPSCTFISYDALMWLKARLDNGRNPLDLLEAMRKERMICHASGDGNQPVIPGFVFYYVVQQDKNAKEYMPPLNDYSAFVNEWLEIEFQGCSYLWHDEAVTSHVPNFLRDTPAPQSWTASSKNKRVYRESHLEIDVTRMEWGHVKHHSVLQPGFAFEIVVEWVTSSGPIVSEMIGGWSRKAIHCGYQLVSVPADPMAEPFTKKSDPLRGPIFIPLCVTFLPDGAGLFDEFPEESRSDRMLFLQESILSKFGFLPCVLEKKFSLNKDLPKEYQYIHFTGNMFALIRCASNNYQVESPTLQEANVTRCVYGHTNNTNVPKKVGFLWAWNHMIPNKKWKAQIINNSADGELLQLKMLKDFREFCSNSDQRLSQFWAHCQELKRKSVKFEYNNNNNNNNDDVRSK, from the exons ATGAAACTGTATAAGTTAAACACCCACACAAAGGGATTCAACAAGTCCTATG AGACGGACTTGGTGATGAAAGAACATCCCACGGCTAAAATAGGCGATGTAGTGGAGATTTATGCCCCAGACGATGAGAATGGCATCCATTTGCTGTTACAGATAACCGAATTCAATGGCAGTTCTGGACGGGATGTGATTAGCATTGAATCTGGCATAGCCAATGCCTTTAAAATGCGTCCATACTCGAATGTGGTAATGCGCATTGTGAATCCAGCAGATGTGGCCCTCGACTCCATAGAGATAACATTTAAAGAGCAATATATGGGACGCTCGGAAATGTGGCGCCTAAAAGCGCATCTG ACAAATACGTGTGTCTATGTAAACAAGAAAATTGACTACAATGATCTACAGATACGATGTCAGGTCTATGAAATGTGGTCCCAGGGTGAACGAGTCGCCAGTGGTGTCATTACAGAAGatacaaaaattgtatttcGCAGTAGCACTTCGATGGTTTATCTCTTCCTGCAAATGTCCTCGGAAATGTGGGACTTTGATATACATGGGGATTTGTATTTTGAGAAGGCTGTCAATGGTTTTCTAACGGAACTTTTTCAAAAATGGAAGAAATTGGGCTGCAATCATGAGGTGACAATCGTTCTTTTCTCCCGGACCTTCTATGCGGCCAAGAGTTTGGACGAATTCCCCGAGCATATGCGAGATTGCCTTCAATTGGATTATAAGGGACGTTTCTATGAGGATTTCTATCGTGTGGCCATACAAAACGATCGCAATGATGACTGGTGTACAGTGCTGGGGCAATTGAGAAAGCTCTTCACCTCATATCAGGAGACTGTATTGCGTTATCATGAAAGGGAAGGCATGACCATACCATTGGCCACGAATTCAACAGCTACCCAAGGCAATTTCCTAGAGGTCTTGAATATATCGCTCAATACATTTGAGAAGCATTATTTGGATCGTACATTTGATCGAACCGGGCAATTGTCGGTGGTCATAACACCGGGAGTGGGTGTCTTTTCCGTAGACAGAGAGCTGACCAATATCACCAAGCAAAGGATTATCGATAATGGTGTGGGCAGTGATTTGGTTTGTGTCGGTGAACAGCCCCTGCATGCTGTTCCCTTACTAAAATTCCACAACAAGGACACCACACTTACCTCGGCCGATGATTACTCCCTGCCGCATTGGATTAATTTGAGTTTCTATTCAACAAACAAGAAGATTGCCTATTCTAGTTTCATACCGCGTATCAAGCTGCCCCTGTTTGTCAGCCAACAGACATTGAACGAAGGTGATCACGATGATCAGGTGCAGGCTGAGCATAATTTTCTAAGTTGCAATCAATcggaatacatacataactcTCTGTTCGATTATGATGCCTATGATGAGCAAATCTTTCAACCGCTGCCAGCTCAAAGCACTTg TTCGCTTCAACGTGTTGTGAGAGCCAAAAAAACATCAGTTCCCAGTTTCGAGACGTATGCATTTAGGAATAATGATTGGGAAAATTTAACACCTACTAAAATACCAAGTTTGAGACGCAAAATGTCCGATCCGGATATACATCATGGCACCTCTGGCATACTGGCAGCTTTG ACGGAGAACACAAATCTTTCTGAATCCTTGGCATCGGAAAAGAATTCAAGACGAACTATCGTTAGCATAGCCCCCATTGTACGGCCAGGACGGGCATTAATCAATCCATTTGATCCATCACATGTGACCATTAAATTGACATCGAATCGTCGACGTTGGACACACATCTTTCCCAAAGGGCCGACAGGTGTGCTTATACAGCAGCATCATTATCAGGCTGTGCCGGCTAAATCAGCACAAAGGCCACATCAACAAATACTACAACAGCAAAGATcattgcagcagcaacagcaacaacaacagcagctgcaacaaaatagcaacaataataacaataatgaCAGAGAGGATTATATGGAATCGACATCTGATGAGCATAATGATCAAGTGTCAAATCATTCATTAATCAGTAGATCAACATCAACGCAAAGTTTTGTATTTGGTGAAGAAAAATTAGATT TTTTCAAAAGACGTCAAAACTCACTGATGAGTGCCATGCCCGCCAATGTGCCCAATCTCACAGCAACTCAGGCCAAATCATATCTCTGGGGAGCCACCGGGGAGCAAGAATGGACGCCAGCAATTACCACAG TATTCCCGAATCCGGGCAAACATTTGAAACCGATTGTTGAAAGCGAACATAATTTTGGAAGCGCACCGCTTGAGGCACCCACTGAGATGGTCGGCAAAGGAAAAATCATCATAG GCGTCGATTGGAAATCATTAACCATACCCGCCTGTCTGCCCATAACAACGGACTATTTCCCGGACAAACGTTCCCTGCACAATGACTATGTGATCTCGGATTACACATTGCTGCCGGACGACGTGAATTTGGATTATGCCAAGAGTCGGGCGGTCTATCGTAAACCTCTATCCACCGAGGAGGTATGCAAAGAGATTGTCTCCCAACGTCTGGCCCAGGGATTTCAATTGATTGTGGTCGAAGAGAAATCGCCAACGAATCCCAACGGCGTCGGCAGTGGCAACGGCGGCTGTCCATCGAGTGGCCCCAACAGCTGCCAGACAACTCCCCAGCCCACTTCGGCGGTGGTGCCAGTGCTGAAGCCGCCATGTGAAACTAATAAGGAATATCTACTCTCAATTGGACGAATATTTCATAAAATCTCGCTAAGTGGATCGGTTATCACAGTGACAGGTTATCGTCCCAG GCATCCATATCCTCCCATCAATGTGGATTATCGTTATCGCTTCCATGCCCCTCAACATGATACCTATGAGATATCTGGTGTGAATTTCACAACCGAAAAGCTAGAGAATTTCAATTGGAATCACATGgatttgtatatatgcacACGTGGCGATGTTGACTATCCTTTAATGGAG AGTCTTAAATATTGGCGTTATCGCATGTATTTGTTACCAAATATCCCCAACAAAATGATCAATTATCAGCGTTGTGATATCTTTCCCGATGCAGCTCCGGATAATGTACGCGAACAAATTGAAGATTTTGTTCGTCTCATTGAGGGTGTCAGCAAATTGAAACGTCAAATAGGACGCAAAGCGCGT GATAGCCCCACCGTTCACAGCCTAACCAAGCGACGACACAGTACGAGCATTATATCCAGGCCACAGCCTAATCAG GGATTGACAAATTCACCATTTCGTGAGCGTGTCGGCAGTAATCGCCTGCCGGAAAAACGACCCAG CATTAATGCTCGACCTAAATTGGATGCAGGACGTCTTTCAAGGATATTGCCAGTTGCAGATGCTGGTGCTGCTTCCGCTACTGCCAGTCGAGACGATCAAGATGATGG ttttccTGTGGATATTAAATTCCCAGCAAATGCCACATTGGGTGAAATATTTGAGGCCATGAAACATCCAGTGACGGGTGTGGGTTATTTTCTACAAACGCCATCCTTGCCCTCATGTactttcatatcatatgatgCTTTGATGTGGCTAAAGGCACGACTTGATAATGGCCGCAATCCTTTAGATTTACTGGAGGCCATGCGCAA GGAACGCATGATTTGTCATGCATCGGGTGATGGTAATCAGCCAGTGATACCAGGATTTGTTTTCTACTATGTGGTGCAGCAGGATAAGAATGCCAAAG AATATATGCCTCCGTTGAATGATTATAGTGCCTTTGTGAATGAATGGCTAGAGATTGAGTTTCAGGGTTGCAGTTATCTCTGGCACGATGAGGCTGTAACCAGTCATGTGCCCAATTTCTTAAGAGACACACCCGCCCCTCAGTCATGGACAGCGTCTAGCAAAAATA agCGTGTTTATCGTGAATCGCATTTAGAAATTGATGTCACGCGAATGGAGTGGGGACATGTAAAGCATCACAGTGTTTTACAGCCGGGATTTGCTTTTGAAATAGTTGTCGAATGGGTGACATCATCCGGGCCCATAGTATCCGAAATG ATTGGTGGTTGGTCACGCAAAGCCATACATTGTGGCTATCAATTGGTATCCGTGCCGGCTGATCCCATGGCTGAGCCATTTACCAAGAAATCGGATCCATTAAGAGGACCCATATTCATTCCATTGTGTGTAACCTTTTTGCCAGATGGTGCTGGTCTTTTTGATG aATTTCCTGAGGAATCGCGATCAGATCGTATGTTATTTCTACAAGAATCCATTTTATCCAAATTTGGATTCTTACCTTGCGTTTTGGAAAAGAAATTTTCATTGAACAAGGAT TTGCCCAAGGAATATCAATATATTCATTTTACTGGCAATATGTTTGCTCTAATACG ATGTGCCTCCAATAACTATCAAGTGGAATCACCCACTCTGCAGGAGGCAAATGTCACACGTTGTGTGTACGGGCATACAAACAATACAAATGTACCAAAAAAAGTTGGATTCCTGTGGGCCTGGAATCATATGATACCCAACAAAAAGTGGAAAGcccaaattataaataattccGCTGATGGTGAACTTTTACAATTGAAAATGTTGAAAGATTTTCGTGAGTTTTGTTCGAATAGCGATCAACGTTTGTCTCAGTTTTGGGCCCATTGTCAGGAGTTGAAACGTAAATCAGTTAAATTCgaatacaataataataataataataacaacgaTGATGTTAGATCAAAGTGA
- the LOC6638904 gene encoding GATOR complex protein Iml1 isoform X7: MKLYKLNTHTKGFNKSYETDLVMKEHPTAKIGDVVEIYAPDDENGIHLLLQITEFNGSSGRDVISIESGIANAFKMRPYSNVVMRIVNPADVALDSIEITFKEQYMGRSEMWRLKAHLTNTCVYVNKKIDYNDLQIRCQVYEMWSQGERVASGVITEDTKIVFRSSTSMVYLFLQMSSEMWDFDIHGDLYFEKAVNGFLTELFQKWKKLGCNHEVTIVLFSRTFYAAKSLDEFPEHMRDCLQLDYKGRFYEDFYRVAIQNDRNDDWCTVLGQLRKLFTSYQETVLRYHEREGMTIPLATNSTATQGNFLEVLNISLNTFEKHYLDRTFDRTGQLSVVITPGVGVFSVDRELTNITKQRIIDNGVGSDLVCVGEQPLHAVPLLKFHNKDTTLTSADDYSLPHWINLSFYSTNKKIAYSSFIPRIKLPLFVSQQTLNEGDHDDQVQAEHNFLSCNQSEYIHNSLFDYDAYDEQIFQPLPAQSTCSLQRVVRAKKTSVPSFETYAFRNNDWENLTPTKIPSLRRKMSDPDIHHGTSGILAALTENTNLSESLASEKNSRRTIVSIAPIVRPGRALINPFDPSHVTIKLTSNRRRWTHIFPKGPTGVLIQQHHYQAVPAKSAQRPHQQILQQQRSLQQQQQQQQQLQQNSNNNNNNDREDYMESTSDEHNDQVSNHSLISRSTSTQSFVFGEEKLDFFKRRQNSLMSAMPANVPNLTATQAKSYLWGATGEQEWTPAITTGVDWKSLTIPACLPITTDYFPDKRSLHNDYVISDYTLLPDDVNLDYAKSRAVYRKPLSTEEVCKEIVSQRLAQGFQLIVVEEKSPTNPNGVGSGNGGCPSSGPNSCQTTPQPTSAVVPVLKPPCETNKEYLLSIGRIFHKISLSGSVITVTGYRPRHPYPPINVDYRYRFHAPQHDTYEISGVNFTTEKLENFNWNHMDLYICTRGDVDYPLMESLKYWRYRMYLLPNIPNKMINYQRCDIFPDAAPDNVREQIEDFVRLIEGVSKLKRQIGRKARDSPTVHSLTKRRHSTSIISRPQPNQGLTNSPFRERVGSNRLPEKRPSINARPKLDAGRLSRILPVADAGAASATASRDDQDDGFPVDIKFPANATLGEIFEAMKHPVTGVGYFLQTPSLPSCTFISYDALMWLKARLDNGRNPLDLLEAMRKERMICHASGDGNQPVIPGFVFYYVVQQDKNAKEYMPPLNDYSAFVNEWLEIEFQGCSYLWHDEAVTSHVPNFLRDTPAPQSWTASSKNKRVYRESHLEIDVTRMEWGHVKHHSVLQPGFAFEIVVEWVTSSGPIVSEMIGGWSRKAIHCGYQLVSVPADPMAEPFTKKSDPLRGPIFIPLCVTFLPDGAGLFDEFPEESRSDRMLFLQESILSKFGFLPCVLEKKFSLNKDLPKEYQYIHFTGNMFALIRCASNNYQVESPTLQEANVTRCVYGHTNNTNVPKKVGFLWAWNHMIPNKKWKAQIINNSADGELLQLKMLKDFREFCSNSDQRLSQFWAHCQELKRKSVKFEYNNNNNNNNDDVRSK, from the exons ATGAAACTGTATAAGTTAAACACCCACACAAAGGGATTCAACAAGTCCTATG AGACGGACTTGGTGATGAAAGAACATCCCACGGCTAAAATAGGCGATGTAGTGGAGATTTATGCCCCAGACGATGAGAATGGCATCCATTTGCTGTTACAGATAACCGAATTCAATGGCAGTTCTGGACGGGATGTGATTAGCATTGAATCTGGCATAGCCAATGCCTTTAAAATGCGTCCATACTCGAATGTGGTAATGCGCATTGTGAATCCAGCAGATGTGGCCCTCGACTCCATAGAGATAACATTTAAAGAGCAATATATGGGACGCTCGGAAATGTGGCGCCTAAAAGCGCATCTG ACAAATACGTGTGTCTATGTAAACAAGAAAATTGACTACAATGATCTACAGATACGATGTCAGGTCTATGAAATGTGGTCCCAGGGTGAACGAGTCGCCAGTGGTGTCATTACAGAAGatacaaaaattgtatttcGCAGTAGCACTTCGATGGTTTATCTCTTCCTGCAAATGTCCTCGGAAATGTGGGACTTTGATATACATGGGGATTTGTATTTTGAGAAGGCTGTCAATGGTTTTCTAACGGAACTTTTTCAAAAATGGAAGAAATTGGGCTGCAATCATGAGGTGACAATCGTTCTTTTCTCCCGGACCTTCTATGCGGCCAAGAGTTTGGACGAATTCCCCGAGCATATGCGAGATTGCCTTCAATTGGATTATAAGGGACGTTTCTATGAGGATTTCTATCGTGTGGCCATACAAAACGATCGCAATGATGACTGGTGTACAGTGCTGGGGCAATTGAGAAAGCTCTTCACCTCATATCAGGAGACTGTATTGCGTTATCATGAAAGGGAAGGCATGACCATACCATTGGCCACGAATTCAACAGCTACCCAAGGCAATTTCCTAGAGGTCTTGAATATATCGCTCAATACATTTGAGAAGCATTATTTGGATCGTACATTTGATCGAACCGGGCAATTGTCGGTGGTCATAACACCGGGAGTGGGTGTCTTTTCCGTAGACAGAGAGCTGACCAATATCACCAAGCAAAGGATTATCGATAATGGTGTGGGCAGTGATTTGGTTTGTGTCGGTGAACAGCCCCTGCATGCTGTTCCCTTACTAAAATTCCACAACAAGGACACCACACTTACCTCGGCCGATGATTACTCCCTGCCGCATTGGATTAATTTGAGTTTCTATTCAACAAACAAGAAGATTGCCTATTCTAGTTTCATACCGCGTATCAAGCTGCCCCTGTTTGTCAGCCAACAGACATTGAACGAAGGTGATCACGATGATCAGGTGCAGGCTGAGCATAATTTTCTAAGTTGCAATCAATcggaatacatacataactcTCTGTTCGATTATGATGCCTATGATGAGCAAATCTTTCAACCGCTGCCAGCTCAAAGCACTTg TTCGCTTCAACGTGTTGTGAGAGCCAAAAAAACATCAGTTCCCAGTTTCGAGACGTATGCATTTAGGAATAATGATTGGGAAAATTTAACACCTACTAAAATACCAAGTTTGAGACGCAAAATGTCCGATCCGGATATACATCATGGCACCTCTGGCATACTGGCAGCTTTG ACGGAGAACACAAATCTTTCTGAATCCTTGGCATCGGAAAAGAATTCAAGACGAACTATCGTTAGCATAGCCCCCATTGTACGGCCAGGACGGGCATTAATCAATCCATTTGATCCATCACATGTGACCATTAAATTGACATCGAATCGTCGACGTTGGACACACATCTTTCCCAAAGGGCCGACAGGTGTGCTTATACAGCAGCATCATTATCAGGCTGTGCCGGCTAAATCAGCACAAAGGCCACATCAACAAATACTACAACAGCAAAGATcattgcagcagcaacagcaacaacaacagcagctgcaacaaaatagcaacaataataacaataatgaCAGAGAGGATTATATGGAATCGACATCTGATGAGCATAATGATCAAGTGTCAAATCATTCATTAATCAGTAGATCAACATCAACGCAAAGTTTTGTATTTGGTGAAGAAAAATTAGATT TTTTCAAAAGACGTCAAAACTCACTGATGAGTGCCATGCCCGCCAATGTGCCCAATCTCACAGCAACTCAGGCCAAATCATATCTCTGGGGAGCCACCGGGGAGCAAGAATGGACGCCAGCAATTACCACAG GCGTCGATTGGAAATCATTAACCATACCCGCCTGTCTGCCCATAACAACGGACTATTTCCCGGACAAACGTTCCCTGCACAATGACTATGTGATCTCGGATTACACATTGCTGCCGGACGACGTGAATTTGGATTATGCCAAGAGTCGGGCGGTCTATCGTAAACCTCTATCCACCGAGGAGGTATGCAAAGAGATTGTCTCCCAACGTCTGGCCCAGGGATTTCAATTGATTGTGGTCGAAGAGAAATCGCCAACGAATCCCAACGGCGTCGGCAGTGGCAACGGCGGCTGTCCATCGAGTGGCCCCAACAGCTGCCAGACAACTCCCCAGCCCACTTCGGCGGTGGTGCCAGTGCTGAAGCCGCCATGTGAAACTAATAAGGAATATCTACTCTCAATTGGACGAATATTTCATAAAATCTCGCTAAGTGGATCGGTTATCACAGTGACAGGTTATCGTCCCAG GCATCCATATCCTCCCATCAATGTGGATTATCGTTATCGCTTCCATGCCCCTCAACATGATACCTATGAGATATCTGGTGTGAATTTCACAACCGAAAAGCTAGAGAATTTCAATTGGAATCACATGgatttgtatatatgcacACGTGGCGATGTTGACTATCCTTTAATGGAG AGTCTTAAATATTGGCGTTATCGCATGTATTTGTTACCAAATATCCCCAACAAAATGATCAATTATCAGCGTTGTGATATCTTTCCCGATGCAGCTCCGGATAATGTACGCGAACAAATTGAAGATTTTGTTCGTCTCATTGAGGGTGTCAGCAAATTGAAACGTCAAATAGGACGCAAAGCGCGT GATAGCCCCACCGTTCACAGCCTAACCAAGCGACGACACAGTACGAGCATTATATCCAGGCCACAGCCTAATCAG GGATTGACAAATTCACCATTTCGTGAGCGTGTCGGCAGTAATCGCCTGCCGGAAAAACGACCCAG CATTAATGCTCGACCTAAATTGGATGCAGGACGTCTTTCAAGGATATTGCCAGTTGCAGATGCTGGTGCTGCTTCCGCTACTGCCAGTCGAGACGATCAAGATGATGG ttttccTGTGGATATTAAATTCCCAGCAAATGCCACATTGGGTGAAATATTTGAGGCCATGAAACATCCAGTGACGGGTGTGGGTTATTTTCTACAAACGCCATCCTTGCCCTCATGTactttcatatcatatgatgCTTTGATGTGGCTAAAGGCACGACTTGATAATGGCCGCAATCCTTTAGATTTACTGGAGGCCATGCGCAA GGAACGCATGATTTGTCATGCATCGGGTGATGGTAATCAGCCAGTGATACCAGGATTTGTTTTCTACTATGTGGTGCAGCAGGATAAGAATGCCAAAG AATATATGCCTCCGTTGAATGATTATAGTGCCTTTGTGAATGAATGGCTAGAGATTGAGTTTCAGGGTTGCAGTTATCTCTGGCACGATGAGGCTGTAACCAGTCATGTGCCCAATTTCTTAAGAGACACACCCGCCCCTCAGTCATGGACAGCGTCTAGCAAAAATA agCGTGTTTATCGTGAATCGCATTTAGAAATTGATGTCACGCGAATGGAGTGGGGACATGTAAAGCATCACAGTGTTTTACAGCCGGGATTTGCTTTTGAAATAGTTGTCGAATGGGTGACATCATCCGGGCCCATAGTATCCGAAATG ATTGGTGGTTGGTCACGCAAAGCCATACATTGTGGCTATCAATTGGTATCCGTGCCGGCTGATCCCATGGCTGAGCCATTTACCAAGAAATCGGATCCATTAAGAGGACCCATATTCATTCCATTGTGTGTAACCTTTTTGCCAGATGGTGCTGGTCTTTTTGATG aATTTCCTGAGGAATCGCGATCAGATCGTATGTTATTTCTACAAGAATCCATTTTATCCAAATTTGGATTCTTACCTTGCGTTTTGGAAAAGAAATTTTCATTGAACAAGGAT TTGCCCAAGGAATATCAATATATTCATTTTACTGGCAATATGTTTGCTCTAATACG ATGTGCCTCCAATAACTATCAAGTGGAATCACCCACTCTGCAGGAGGCAAATGTCACACGTTGTGTGTACGGGCATACAAACAATACAAATGTACCAAAAAAAGTTGGATTCCTGTGGGCCTGGAATCATATGATACCCAACAAAAAGTGGAAAGcccaaattataaataattccGCTGATGGTGAACTTTTACAATTGAAAATGTTGAAAGATTTTCGTGAGTTTTGTTCGAATAGCGATCAACGTTTGTCTCAGTTTTGGGCCCATTGTCAGGAGTTGAAACGTAAATCAGTTAAATTCgaatacaataataataataataataacaacgaTGATGTTAGATCAAAGTGA